A region of Rhodamnia argentea isolate NSW1041297 chromosome 9, ASM2092103v1, whole genome shotgun sequence DNA encodes the following proteins:
- the LOC125316478 gene encoding TIR-only protein-like — protein sequence MPTCEVFINHRGIDTKRNVSGLLGHYLGVLGLRPFLDSKSMRPGDPLFKKISEAICGCKVGVAVFSPRYCESPYCLHELAALLENGKRVIPIFCDVKPSELQVVGDGICSDMDLQRFRDAIDEARDTVGLTFDTSTGDWSKLLNDATDAVVRKVLEVDEENASKNPSYIAQKYLKFSCLP from the exons ATGCCGACGTGCGAGGTGTTCATTAACCACCGCGGGATCGACACGAAGCGGAACGTGTCGGGCCTGCTGGGCCACTACCTCGGCGTGCTCGGCCTCCGCCCCTTCTTGGACAGCAAGAGCATGAGGCCCGGGGACCCGTTGTTCAAGAAGATCAGTGAGGCGATTTGTGGGTGCAAGGTTGGGGTCGCCGTGTTCTCGCCCCGCTACTGCGAGTCGCCATACTGCCTCCACGAGCTCGCCGCCTTGCTGGAGAACGGAAAGAGGGTGATCCCCATCTTTTGCGACGTGAAGCCATCGGAGCTTCAGGTCGTGGGCGACGGGATCTGCTCCGACATGGACTTGCAGAGATTTAGGGACGCTATCGACGAAGCTAGGGACACGGTCGGACTCACTTTCGACACGTCAACGGG GGATTGGTCGAAGCTCTTGAACGATGCTACTGATGCAGTGGTGAGGAAAGTGCTCGAAGTAGACGAAGAGAACGCAAGCAAGAACCCTTCTTACATTGCACAGAAATAcctaaaattttcttgtcttCCCTGA